One genomic segment of Natrialbaceae archaeon AArc-T1-2 includes these proteins:
- a CDS encoding rhomboid family intramembrane serine protease, with product MAKCDVCGSEESMPYNCRHCGGTYCSEHRLPENHGCSGLQDWNDPGGVFDSGFDDSVGDRRSTSSSLADKLPIDTGPGGPLAYFRGNATYAVLVLMWITFAAQLFVTALFGVGVARTLFVLTPQNPEYVWTWFTSIFAHGDLMHIVFNSIVIFFFGPLVERYVGSRKFSILFLASGALAGLGQVGIRLLEGGITPTTPGVLGASGAALAIMGVLTILNPNLRVYLFFILPMPLWVLTAGIALLSLAFIGGGAAGAFDIAHAAHLVGLLIGLAYGEYVKRTQNVRTPSQIQLGGGPGGPGGPGGPGGPGGRGPF from the coding sequence ATGGCGAAGTGTGACGTGTGTGGGAGCGAAGAAAGCATGCCGTACAACTGTCGGCACTGTGGGGGGACGTACTGTTCCGAACACAGGCTGCCGGAGAACCACGGCTGCTCCGGGTTGCAAGATTGGAACGATCCCGGCGGCGTCTTCGACAGTGGCTTCGACGACAGCGTCGGCGACCGCCGGTCGACGTCTTCGAGTCTCGCCGACAAGCTCCCGATCGATACGGGTCCCGGTGGACCGCTCGCGTACTTCCGGGGGAACGCGACGTACGCCGTGCTCGTGCTGATGTGGATCACCTTCGCAGCCCAACTGTTCGTAACCGCCCTGTTCGGCGTTGGGGTTGCACGGACGCTGTTCGTCCTGACGCCCCAGAACCCCGAGTACGTCTGGACGTGGTTCACCTCGATCTTCGCACACGGCGACCTGATGCATATCGTCTTCAACAGCATCGTGATCTTCTTTTTCGGCCCGCTCGTGGAGCGGTACGTTGGATCCCGGAAGTTCTCGATCCTGTTTCTCGCAAGCGGTGCGCTCGCGGGGCTCGGCCAGGTCGGCATCCGGCTGCTCGAGGGCGGAATCACGCCGACGACGCCGGGCGTACTCGGTGCGAGCGGTGCCGCCCTGGCGATCATGGGCGTACTGACGATCCTGAATCCGAACCTCCGGGTGTACCTCTTTTTCATCCTCCCGATGCCGCTTTGGGTCCTCACGGCCGGGATCGCTCTCCTTAGCCTCGCGTTCATCGGCGGGGGTGCTGCGGGGGCATTCGACATCGCCCACGCTGCCCACCTCGTTGGCCTCCTGATCGGGCTGGCTTACGGCGAGTACGTCAAGCGAACCCAGAACGTTCGCACGCCGAGTCAGATCCAACTCGGTGGTGGCCCCGGTGGCCCGGGCGGGCCGGGCGGTCCAGGCGGCCCTGGCGGTCGCGGCCCGTTTTGA
- the truD gene encoding tRNA pseudouridine(13) synthase TruD, with amino-acid sequence MRPAHPTERAVGMEYYVSDADGVGGRLRGSDDQFRVRELERFDTEPVDADPDAYPHLVFRATLSGWDTNDFAARLSDALGVSRERVDWAGTKDKYAVTTQLFSVYGTDPGDLPEIAGVTIEVLGRAGRGLEFGDLAGNAFGLVVSDPDDPERAATITAELASFGGLGDDGDGGDGESTSIGVPNYFGQQRFGSKRPITHEVGLAIVRSDWEGAVMAYLGDPADAEPAETQAAREFVEETHDWTEALERFPDRLRYERSLLHELAECTGEPGPETFRAALERFPSNLQRLLVHAAQSYAFNRMLSERLERGLPFDRPVAGDVVCFSDTDAPDGLALPDPDRTQCVDERRVGSVTRHCERGRAFVTAPLVGTETELADGEQGELERDVLDELGLEPGDFDLPGEFHSTGTRRAILVRTDLELEEDPLTLSFALPKGSYATVVAREFLKVDPVCLG; translated from the coding sequence ATGCGTCCAGCCCACCCCACGGAACGGGCCGTCGGCATGGAGTACTACGTCAGCGACGCCGACGGCGTCGGCGGCCGGTTGCGCGGAAGCGACGACCAGTTTCGCGTACGTGAACTCGAGCGGTTCGACACCGAGCCCGTCGACGCCGATCCCGACGCCTATCCACACCTCGTGTTTCGGGCGACGCTGTCGGGCTGGGACACCAACGACTTCGCCGCGCGGCTGTCGGACGCACTCGGCGTAAGCCGTGAGCGGGTCGACTGGGCCGGGACGAAAGACAAGTACGCCGTGACGACGCAGCTGTTTTCGGTCTACGGCACCGATCCCGGCGACCTTCCCGAGATAGCCGGCGTAACGATCGAGGTACTCGGCCGAGCCGGGCGCGGCCTCGAGTTCGGCGATCTCGCGGGAAACGCCTTCGGACTCGTCGTCAGCGATCCCGACGATCCGGAGCGGGCAGCGACGATCACGGCCGAACTCGCGAGCTTCGGCGGCCTCGGGGACGACGGAGACGGCGGTGACGGCGAGTCGACGTCGATCGGCGTCCCGAACTACTTCGGCCAGCAGCGATTCGGTAGCAAGCGCCCGATCACTCACGAGGTCGGTCTCGCCATCGTCCGGAGCGACTGGGAAGGGGCCGTCATGGCGTATCTCGGCGATCCGGCCGACGCCGAACCGGCGGAGACACAGGCCGCCCGCGAGTTCGTCGAGGAGACCCACGACTGGACCGAAGCGCTCGAGCGATTTCCCGACCGGCTGCGCTACGAGCGGTCGCTGTTGCACGAACTCGCCGAGTGCACCGGCGAGCCGGGTCCCGAGACGTTCCGGGCCGCCCTCGAGCGGTTCCCTTCGAATCTCCAGCGGTTGCTGGTTCACGCCGCCCAGTCGTACGCCTTCAACCGGATGCTAAGCGAACGTCTCGAGCGCGGACTCCCGTTCGATCGCCCCGTGGCGGGTGACGTCGTCTGTTTTTCCGACACCGACGCGCCGGACGGACTCGCCCTGCCGGATCCCGACCGCACCCAGTGCGTCGACGAACGACGGGTCGGGTCAGTCACGCGACACTGCGAGCGTGGGCGGGCGTTCGTCACCGCGCCGCTTGTCGGCACCGAGACCGAACTCGCCGACGGCGAGCAAGGCGAACTCGAACGGGACGTCCTCGACGAGCTGGGACTCGAGCCCGGCGACTTCGACCTGCCGGGAGAGTTTCACTCGACTGGGACCCGCCGGGCGATCCTCGTCCGGACCGATCTCGAACTGGAAGAGGATCCGTTGACGCTCTCGTTTGCGCTGCCGAAAGGCTCCTACGCGACGGTGGTCGCACGGGAGTTCCTGAAGGTCGATCCGGTGTGTCTCGGCTGA
- a CDS encoding MBL fold metallo-hydrolase has protein sequence MHRITLGNTVFEGENNAYLFSGEQIVLVDTGVAVSESRADLEAGLAEHGLEFADVDAVVLTHYHADHAGLAGEIQAASGATVHAHTADAPLIAGVESAWDDVRETHRRLFTEWGMPEDDREDLLAYLESGAELRGPDPAVEPFDGGDRLQFGDLELEAVHAPGHAAGLAMFVLETDEVLTGDALLPVYTPNVGGADVRVDRPLERYLETLEAIATAGFERAWPGHRDPIEDPAGRARTIIEHHEERAYRVLSVLAEHGPADAWTVSAHLFGDLEDIHVLHGPGEAYAHLEHLTRDGEVEPTDEGYRITDDAADRLADRSDGRWPLASLEVD, from the coding sequence ATGCATCGCATCACGCTTGGCAACACCGTCTTCGAAGGCGAGAACAACGCCTACCTCTTTTCGGGCGAGCAGATCGTCCTCGTCGACACCGGCGTCGCCGTCTCAGAGTCACGGGCCGACCTCGAGGCCGGCCTCGCCGAACACGGGCTCGAGTTCGCCGACGTCGACGCCGTCGTACTCACTCACTATCACGCCGATCACGCTGGTCTGGCCGGCGAGATCCAGGCTGCAAGCGGGGCGACAGTCCACGCCCACACTGCCGACGCACCGCTGATCGCGGGCGTCGAGAGCGCGTGGGACGACGTCCGCGAGACCCACCGACGGCTGTTCACGGAGTGGGGCATGCCCGAGGACGATCGCGAGGACTTACTCGCATACCTCGAGAGCGGAGCCGAACTGCGCGGTCCGGATCCCGCCGTCGAACCGTTCGACGGCGGCGATCGGCTCCAGTTCGGCGACCTCGAACTCGAGGCCGTCCACGCGCCGGGTCACGCCGCTGGCCTCGCGATGTTCGTTCTCGAGACCGACGAGGTCCTCACCGGCGACGCGCTGTTGCCCGTCTACACGCCCAACGTCGGCGGTGCCGACGTCCGGGTCGACAGGCCACTCGAGCGCTACCTCGAGACGCTCGAGGCGATCGCCACGGCGGGCTTCGAGCGGGCGTGGCCGGGTCATCGGGACCCGATCGAGGACCCTGCCGGACGCGCTCGGACGATCATCGAACACCACGAGGAACGAGCCTACCGGGTGCTGTCGGTGCTCGCGGAACACGGACCGGCCGACGCCTGGACGGTGAGCGCTCACCTCTTCGGCGACCTCGAGGACATCCACGTCCTCCACGGCCCCGGCGAGGCCTACGCCCACCTCGAGCACCTGACGCGAGACGGGGAGGTCGAACCGACGGACGAAGGATATCGAATCACCGACGACGCAGCCGATCGGCTGGCCGATCGGTCCGACGGTCGCTGGCCGCTCGCGTCGCTCGAGGTCGACTGA
- the fni gene encoding type 2 isopentenyl-diphosphate Delta-isomerase, whose protein sequence is MPETSDRKDDHIRIIEEEDVETSGTGFEDVELVHEALPEIHRDEIDTSISLFGHELAAPIVIESMTGGHPNTTKINRNLAAAAERTGIAMGVGSQRAGLELDDEELLESYTVVRDAAPDAFLYGNVGAAQLLEYDVGDVEEAVEMIEADAMAVHLNFLQEAVQPEGDVDARGCLEEIAGVAEELSVPVIVKETGNGISRETAERLAAAGVDAIDTAGKGGTTWSGIESYRAAAVGATRQEKVGKLFRAWGVPTAVSTLEAASAHDTVIASGGVRSGMDVAKAIALGATAGGLAKPFLGPAGRGEEPVVELIEDLRLELITAMFVTGSASISELQETDYVVLGRTREYLEERSDR, encoded by the coding sequence ATGCCCGAAACATCCGACCGGAAGGACGACCACATACGAATCATCGAGGAAGAGGACGTCGAAACCTCGGGGACCGGCTTCGAGGACGTCGAACTGGTCCACGAGGCGCTGCCGGAGATCCACCGCGACGAGATCGATACGTCGATTTCGCTGTTCGGCCACGAGCTCGCTGCGCCGATCGTCATCGAGAGCATGACCGGCGGGCATCCGAACACGACGAAGATAAATCGCAACCTCGCCGCCGCCGCCGAGCGGACCGGAATCGCGATGGGCGTCGGCAGCCAGCGCGCCGGCCTCGAGTTAGACGACGAGGAGCTACTCGAGTCCTACACCGTCGTGCGCGACGCGGCCCCCGACGCCTTCCTCTACGGTAACGTCGGCGCGGCCCAGCTGCTCGAGTACGACGTCGGAGACGTCGAGGAGGCAGTCGAGATGATCGAGGCCGACGCGATGGCGGTCCACCTCAACTTCCTGCAGGAAGCGGTCCAGCCCGAAGGCGACGTCGACGCCCGGGGCTGTCTCGAGGAGATCGCCGGCGTCGCCGAGGAACTGTCGGTCCCCGTGATCGTCAAGGAGACGGGCAACGGCATCTCCCGTGAGACCGCCGAACGCCTCGCCGCGGCGGGCGTCGACGCGATCGACACCGCCGGGAAAGGCGGCACCACGTGGTCGGGCATCGAGTCCTACCGCGCCGCGGCCGTCGGTGCGACTCGCCAGGAGAAAGTCGGCAAGCTCTTTCGCGCCTGGGGCGTTCCAACCGCCGTCAGCACCCTCGAGGCTGCAAGTGCCCACGACACCGTCATCGCAAGCGGCGGCGTTCGATCGGGCATGGACGTCGCGAAAGCGATCGCACTCGGCGCGACGGCGGGCGGGCTCGCGAAGCCGTTTCTCGGCCCCGCAGGCCGGGGCGAAGAGCCCGTCGTCGAGCTGATCGAGGACCTCCGTCTCGAGCTCATCACGGCGATGTTCGTCACCGGCTCGGCCTCCATCAGCGAGTTACAGGAGACTGACTACGTCGTGCTCGGACGGACGAGGGAGTACCTCGAGGAGCGCAGCGACCGGTGA
- a CDS encoding permease, with translation MIELPADTLAESWDYFVYLLVRLVPLFIGASFLVGLVQEYLPPERVEAFLKERNRGSGNVAAAGLGAVTPFCSCSTVPVLAGLLGAGAPLGLAFSFLLASPIVNWIAAFLLLGIFGLEITVIYVLAALIAAIVGGLVIESLSLERYVKDVQVTAGNRTITTDGGTAGCSDDGPAGCSCALEQPDRSHRERISTAGHGALSFFRETLPYLLLGIAVGALIHGAVPQTLLQRIAGPENPLAVPLAALAGAPLYVSLSGMLPIAAALADQGIPIGTVLAFVIGGAGVSVPNLILLNKLFERRLLAIYVATVVAIGVVVGVGFNAALAGLG, from the coding sequence ATGATCGAGCTCCCGGCCGACACGCTCGCCGAGTCGTGGGACTACTTCGTCTACCTGCTGGTCCGGCTCGTCCCGCTGTTTATCGGCGCGTCCTTTCTCGTCGGACTGGTCCAGGAGTACCTCCCGCCGGAGCGCGTCGAGGCGTTTCTCAAGGAACGCAACCGCGGTTCTGGCAACGTTGCGGCCGCCGGGCTCGGCGCCGTGACGCCGTTTTGTTCGTGTTCGACCGTCCCCGTTCTCGCCGGCCTGCTGGGTGCGGGTGCGCCGCTTGGACTCGCGTTCTCGTTTCTGCTCGCCTCGCCGATCGTCAACTGGATCGCCGCGTTTCTCCTGTTGGGCATTTTCGGACTCGAGATCACCGTCATCTACGTCCTCGCCGCCCTGATCGCCGCGATCGTCGGCGGGCTCGTTATCGAGTCGCTCTCCCTCGAGCGGTACGTCAAGGACGTCCAGGTGACGGCAGGGAACCGGACGATCACCACAGACGGCGGGACTGCGGGCTGCTCCGACGACGGACCCGCCGGCTGTTCGTGTGCCCTCGAGCAGCCCGACCGGAGCCACCGCGAGCGGATCTCGACGGCCGGCCACGGGGCGCTGTCGTTCTTCCGGGAGACCCTTCCGTACCTCCTCCTGGGAATCGCCGTCGGTGCCCTGATCCACGGTGCGGTCCCGCAGACGCTGCTCCAGCGCATCGCCGGTCCCGAGAACCCACTCGCCGTGCCGCTGGCAGCGCTTGCCGGCGCGCCGCTTTATGTCAGTCTCAGTGGGATGCTTCCGATCGCGGCAGCACTGGCCGACCAGGGGATTCCAATCGGAACCGTCCTCGCGTTCGTCATCGGCGGTGCCGGTGTGAGCGTCCCGAATTTGATCCTGCTCAACAAGCTCTTCGAGCGGCGACTACTTGCGATCTACGTCGCAACCGTCGTCGCCATCGGAGTCGTCGTCGGCGTTGGATTCAACGCGGCGCTTGCGGGGCTCGGCTAG
- a CDS encoding ArsR/SmtB family transcription factor, with protein sequence MSDGTDLEDSLPDRLEEATTCTLPELRDRRVDEERLTRQHRAFKALANDHRICILEALRDGELCVCELEAILDIPQSTVATHLGRLREVGLVNTRKSGKWTYYRIADTATLQLLDLAAALETTDPDE encoded by the coding sequence ATGAGTGACGGAACCGACCTCGAGGATTCCCTTCCCGACCGACTCGAAGAGGCTACGACGTGTACGCTGCCCGAACTCCGGGACCGACGCGTCGACGAGGAACGGCTAACGCGCCAGCACCGCGCGTTCAAGGCGCTGGCGAACGACCACCGAATCTGCATCTTAGAGGCCTTGCGCGACGGTGAGCTCTGTGTCTGTGAACTCGAGGCGATCCTCGATATTCCACAGTCGACCGTCGCTACTCACCTCGGACGGCTCCGGGAGGTCGGACTGGTCAACACCCGGAAATCGGGTAAGTGGACTTACTACCGGATCGCCGACACGGCGACGCTGCAACTGCTCGATCTCGCGGCCGCACTCGAGACGACCGATCCCGACGAATGA